From one Lolium rigidum isolate FL_2022 chromosome 4, APGP_CSIRO_Lrig_0.1, whole genome shotgun sequence genomic stretch:
- the LOC124649850 gene encoding probable transcriptional regulatory protein At2g25830, translating to MASAARALGALLHRASSLSSSASALRSASLLHRNGSAGGASLFQGHVARRRIWTFQPLCMGRRSCKIAGRKGAQNLKKMKRNSKIGKEIVAAIKKGGPSPSSNTALAAILEKVRELDVPKEVVERNIKRASEKGQDTYIEKVYEVYGFGGVSMVVEVLTDKITRSIADIRNVVKDCGAKLADPGSVTFRFQQARVVNIKVTDADKDQLLSVALDAGADDVIEPNFDGDDEDSEEDVIERFYKIVTTSENYPVVLSKLQEEGIKFETDNGYELLPLNPVEVDDEAMDLNKDLVLKLLELDDVDAVYTDQK from the exons ATGGCGTCCGCCGCGAGGGCTCTGGGAGCTCTCCTCCACAGGGCCTCGTCTctgtcctcctctgcctccgctcTCAGGAGCGCCTCCCTTCTACACA GGAATGGCTCTGCTGGTGGCGCCAGCTTGTTCCAGGGGCACGTGGCTAGGCGAAGGATTTGGACGTTCCAGCCGCTTTGTATGGGGCGGCGTTCCTGCAAGATCGCCGGGAGGAAG GGTGCCCAGAATTTGAAAAAGATGAAGCGCAACAGCAAAATTGGAAAAGAAATCGTTGCTGC CATTAAAAAGGGTGGCCCGAGTCCTTCATCCAACACAGCTTTAGCGGCGATACTAGAGAAAGTAAGAGAGCTGGATGTCCCCAAGGAAGTTGTTGAGCGTAACATCAAAAGAGCTTCAGAAAAGGGCCAGGATACTTACATAGAAAAGGTTTATGAG GTCTATGGTTTTGGTGGAGTAAGTATGGTCGTTGAGGTCCTTACAGACAAAATTACAAGATCTATTGCGGATATTAGAAATGTTGTAAAGGACTGTGGAGCAAAATTGGCTGATCCCGGGTCTGTTACATTCAGATTCCAACAAGCTCGCGTGGTTAACATAAAAGTTACAGATGCCGATAAGGACCAACTACTCTCTGTTGCTTTGGATGCTGGTGCAGATGATGTTATTGAACCAAATtttgatggtgatgatgaagactCTGAAGAAGATGTTATAGAAAG GTTTTACAAGATAGTTACTACATCAGAAAACTACCCTGTTGTGCTATCAAAgctacaagaggaaggaataaagTTTGAAACGGATAATGGTTATGAACTTCTGCCTCTCAATCCAGTTGAG GTAGATGACGAGGCCATGGATCTAAACAAGGACCTTGTATTGAAGTTGCTTGAACTCGATGATGTCGACGCTGTCTACACGGACCAAAAGTGA